The Peribacillus simplex genome contains a region encoding:
- a CDS encoding cobyrinate a,c-diamide synthase has translation MYDRRLVIAGTGSGVGKTTLTIGIMAALQKKGYTVQGFKCGPDYIDPTYHTAVTGRISRNLDSWMFDHDTVREILTKAGTGADISIIEGVMGFFDGKSPLSNTGSTAEISIITQSPVLLVVNCASMARSAAAIVKGFQAFSTGPDIIGVIANQVGSTGHYNIVKSAIEQECDVPVLGYMKREMDIDIPSRHLGLIPAIERGELNPFFDKLAQLVMETIDIDQLYRLSKTSSVSSGNSNIFQPQNEKEVCIAVAKDAAFNFYYQENLELLEAFGANIKYFSPLKGDEVPLEADGLYLGGGFPEEFAAELSGNLGAIESIRSSIEKGMPTLAECGGFMFLSKSIETTSKETHQMAGIIPGRIKMQKKLAALGYREITGTPGNFLINEMERAKGHEFHYSTFEADDDLTHAYEAKGRFGSKQEGCVLGNLVAGYTHFHFASNPTLAKNWIDACLKQKNRSIHETINK, from the coding sequence ATGTACGATAGAAGATTGGTAATTGCGGGTACCGGAAGCGGTGTCGGTAAAACGACATTGACCATCGGAATCATGGCAGCCCTCCAGAAGAAAGGCTATACTGTCCAAGGGTTCAAATGTGGTCCTGACTATATTGACCCTACTTATCATACAGCGGTTACAGGACGGATTTCACGCAATCTTGACAGTTGGATGTTCGATCATGACACTGTCCGAGAAATTCTTACCAAAGCAGGTACCGGAGCAGATATATCGATCATCGAAGGAGTCATGGGCTTCTTCGATGGCAAAAGTCCTTTATCCAATACAGGATCGACGGCTGAAATCAGCATCATCACGCAAAGCCCTGTCCTGTTGGTAGTCAACTGTGCCAGCATGGCACGGAGTGCAGCTGCAATCGTAAAAGGATTTCAGGCCTTTTCGACCGGTCCGGACATCATTGGTGTAATTGCCAATCAAGTGGGAAGTACGGGGCATTACAATATTGTCAAATCAGCCATTGAGCAAGAATGCGATGTACCGGTGCTGGGTTATATGAAGCGGGAAATGGATATTGATATTCCAAGCCGTCATTTGGGTTTAATTCCTGCTATTGAACGGGGGGAGCTAAATCCGTTTTTCGATAAGCTTGCACAATTAGTCATGGAAACGATCGATATCGATCAGTTGTACCGTTTATCCAAGACAAGCTCAGTTTCCAGTGGAAACTCAAATATATTTCAACCCCAAAATGAAAAGGAAGTGTGCATTGCCGTCGCAAAAGATGCAGCCTTCAATTTTTATTATCAGGAAAACCTTGAGTTGCTTGAAGCATTTGGGGCGAACATCAAGTATTTTTCTCCATTAAAAGGGGATGAAGTTCCATTGGAAGCTGATGGTTTATACCTTGGAGGCGGTTTTCCAGAGGAATTTGCAGCTGAACTTTCCGGTAACTTGGGTGCTATTGAATCCATCAGAAGCTCCATTGAAAAAGGGATGCCGACTCTAGCGGAATGTGGCGGTTTCATGTTTTTGAGCAAATCGATTGAAACAACTTCCAAAGAAACGCATCAGATGGCAGGTATTATACCGGGCAGGATTAAAATGCAAAAAAAACTTGCAGCACTTGGTTATCGAGAAATTACAGGAACTCCAGGCAATTTTTTGATCAATGAAATGGAGAGGGCAAAAGGACATGAATTCCACTACTCGACATTCGAAGCGGATGATGATCTTACACATGCTTATGAAGCCAAAGGCAGATTCGGTTCGAAACAAGAGGGGTGTGTATTGGGTAACCTTGTTGCTGGATATACTCACTTTCATTTTGCTTCCAATCCAACACTTGCAAAGAACTGGATTGATGCTTGCTTAAAACAAAAAAACAGATCTATCCATGAAACTATCAACAAGTAA
- the cobA gene encoding uroporphyrinogen-III C-methyltransferase: protein MKPGKVHLVGAGPGDPKLITVYGLECIQKADVIAYDRLVNPELLTYAKEDAELVYCGKSPGKHHLIQNEIHELLVEKALQGKNVTRLKGGDPFVFGRGGEEAEILAANGIEYDIVPGITAGIAAPAYAGIPVTHRDHASSYAIVTGHGRDYKGQDNLNWQALAQGIDTIAFYMGIGNMPFICEKLMEHGRDGKTPVAVIEWGTTEKQRTITGTLSSISLKAIKEEIQNPSIFLVGDVVQLRDKIQWFERVIESESIIEGIESECPSFKN, encoded by the coding sequence ATGAAACCGGGAAAAGTTCATTTGGTCGGTGCGGGTCCCGGAGATCCGAAACTGATTACGGTATATGGACTGGAATGTATCCAAAAGGCGGATGTCATTGCATATGACAGGCTTGTCAATCCAGAATTATTAACTTATGCAAAAGAAGATGCAGAACTGGTGTATTGCGGGAAATCACCAGGGAAACATCATCTCATTCAAAATGAAATACATGAACTTTTAGTGGAAAAGGCCTTACAGGGGAAAAACGTCACCCGTCTGAAGGGTGGAGATCCGTTTGTCTTTGGGCGGGGAGGTGAGGAAGCGGAGATACTGGCTGCTAACGGGATTGAATATGATATCGTCCCAGGAATCACGGCGGGAATCGCAGCACCGGCTTATGCGGGCATCCCGGTGACCCACCGTGATCATGCCTCAAGTTATGCCATTGTGACAGGCCATGGCCGTGATTACAAGGGGCAGGATAACTTGAATTGGCAGGCTTTGGCTCAGGGGATCGATACCATCGCCTTTTATATGGGAATAGGTAATATGCCGTTTATCTGTGAAAAATTGATGGAGCATGGCAGGGACGGCAAAACGCCAGTGGCTGTCATTGAATGGGGCACGACAGAAAAACAAAGGACGATTACCGGTACTTTGAGTTCGATTTCTTTGAAGGCTATAAAAGAAGAAATTCAAAATCCATCAATCTTTCTAGTAGGGGATGTCGTCCAATTAAGAGATAAAATCCAATGGTTTGAAAGAGTGATTGAATCAGAGTCCATTATTGAAGGGATTGAGTCGGAATGTCCATCATTCAAGAATTGA
- a CDS encoding nitroreductase family protein: MSIIQELKERRAIRNYEEKEVEDQKIRQLLEAATYAPNDRLREPWSFYVIKGEAKHRYERLAERYLHERFPTKPKLIESSLEVVKTTPLIIVVTSDILPDDPDSSEDNVFASCCAVHSMWLAAKELGLGFVWRTRGVGLVRDERLHEFIGSPENKKVIGTIFVGYPKGDQPVPATKRTSYIDKTVWL, encoded by the coding sequence ATGTCCATCATTCAAGAATTGAAGGAACGCCGGGCAATAAGGAATTACGAAGAAAAAGAAGTGGAAGACCAAAAAATCAGGCAGCTTTTGGAAGCGGCTACCTATGCCCCTAACGACCGATTGCGTGAACCTTGGAGTTTTTATGTAATCAAGGGAGAGGCGAAGCACCGTTATGAAAGATTGGCAGAAAGGTATTTACATGAACGCTTCCCGACCAAACCGAAATTGATTGAAAGTTCACTGGAAGTTGTAAAGACGACACCGCTTATCATCGTCGTGACTTCCGATATTTTGCCCGATGATCCGGATTCATCCGAAGACAATGTATTCGCTTCTTGTTGTGCCGTCCATTCGATGTGGCTTGCCGCAAAAGAACTTGGTCTCGGATTCGTTTGGCGCACTAGAGGAGTTGGTCTTGTCAGGGATGAACGCCTGCACGAATTTATCGGTTCACCGGAAAACAAAAAAGTGATCGGCACCATTTTTGTCGGATACCCTAAAGGCGATCAACCGGTTCCTGCTACTAAAAGGACTTCATACATAGATAAAACAGTTTGGCTATGA
- a CDS encoding cob(I)yrinic acid a,c-diamide adenosyltransferase, which produces MARRGLMLIYTGNGKGKTTASLGVTLRAIGRGMKVKYLQFIKSPERTYGEALALKKLGVEMEQLGIGFTWTKTPEEHRRALSLAWEKARLALSDPGIDLLVLDELNNALAISKFPIEDVLPLTEVIDAIRNRPAHMHVVITGRDAKPELMEMADLVSSIEATKHYYDQGIGAVKGLEF; this is translated from the coding sequence GTGGCACGCAGAGGATTAATGCTTATTTATACAGGAAACGGGAAAGGGAAGACGACTGCCTCATTAGGGGTGACTTTAAGGGCAATCGGCAGAGGGATGAAAGTCAAATACCTTCAGTTCATAAAATCCCCAGAGCGTACATATGGGGAAGCATTGGCTTTAAAAAAATTAGGAGTTGAAATGGAACAGCTAGGTATTGGTTTTACATGGACCAAAACTCCAGAAGAGCATCGCAGGGCATTATCGTTAGCTTGGGAAAAGGCGAGACTGGCCCTTAGTGACCCCGGGATTGATTTACTTGTTTTGGATGAGTTGAACAATGCATTGGCGATTTCCAAATTCCCGATTGAAGATGTCTTGCCATTGACTGAAGTCATCGATGCGATTCGAAATCGTCCAGCTCATATGCATGTAGTCATTACCGGCAGGGATGCCAAGCCAGAGCTTATGGAAATGGCCGATTTGGTTTCATCGATTGAGGCGACCAAGCATTATTATGACCAGGGCATCGGCGCTGTCAAAGGATTAGAGTTTTAA
- a CDS encoding cobyric acid synthase, with amino-acid sequence MKARSIMIQGTSSDVGKSLICTAFCRVFSNKGLRVVPFKSQNMALNSYVTLDGGEIGRAQGVQAEAARITATTDMNPILLKPKQDMVSEVIVHGKHFLDMNAKSYRSQFVQEAMPIIRKSVEKLQEDYDIIVLEGAGSPAEINLKDRDIANMRMAKLTDAAVILVADIDRGGVFASIIGTLALLDQDERESVKGIIINKFRGMRELLDDGIEWVEKETGIPVLGVLPYLDVNIEAEDSLALSSLRFKKPKKSEFPIDVAVLRFPRISNFTDVDPFFDEPGVGVRLVSSVHELGNPDLLILPGTKNTMEDLEWLNRMGLDRAINELRKQGTMIFGICGGFQMLGTKLFDPDAVEGDGENAEGLSLLPVETVFQAEKKTVQMEGVLSAGIMEGQMNLNGFEIHLGRTTLKSQVRPFLLLKDGREDGAISNDNKVMGTYLHGIFHNRLFTRLLVNQIRRNKGLEEVKENVQSDSERREEAYNLLASHLEENIDMDTIYQWLQLETSES; translated from the coding sequence ATGAAGGCACGATCCATCATGATACAAGGGACGTCATCTGATGTAGGGAAAAGTTTGATTTGTACGGCATTTTGCCGGGTATTTTCCAATAAAGGGTTACGTGTCGTCCCATTCAAATCACAAAACATGGCTTTGAATTCTTATGTAACCTTGGATGGCGGGGAAATCGGACGCGCTCAGGGAGTACAGGCGGAAGCAGCACGGATCACGGCAACGACTGATATGAATCCGATATTACTGAAACCGAAGCAGGATATGGTTTCGGAAGTCATCGTGCACGGAAAGCATTTTCTTGATATGAATGCAAAAAGCTATCGGTCCCAATTTGTCCAGGAAGCCATGCCGATCATCCGTAAATCGGTCGAAAAACTTCAAGAAGACTATGACATCATCGTACTCGAAGGGGCAGGAAGTCCGGCTGAAATTAACCTTAAGGACCGGGATATCGCGAATATGCGAATGGCGAAACTCACGGATGCGGCAGTCATTTTGGTGGCCGATATTGATCGTGGTGGAGTATTTGCGTCCATCATCGGCACACTTGCTTTATTGGATCAAGATGAACGAGAAAGTGTAAAGGGGATCATCATCAATAAATTTCGTGGCATGCGTGAATTGTTGGACGATGGCATTGAATGGGTGGAAAAGGAAACCGGGATTCCGGTTCTAGGGGTGCTGCCCTATCTAGACGTGAATATTGAAGCGGAAGATTCACTTGCTCTCTCCTCCTTACGTTTTAAAAAACCTAAAAAGTCCGAGTTTCCGATCGATGTAGCCGTCTTGAGATTTCCGCGGATCTCCAATTTTACAGATGTGGATCCTTTTTTTGATGAACCCGGAGTGGGTGTCCGCCTAGTAAGCAGTGTCCATGAGTTAGGTAATCCCGATCTGCTTATTTTGCCTGGTACAAAAAACACGATGGAAGATTTAGAATGGTTGAATCGTATGGGGTTGGATCGGGCCATCAATGAACTGCGGAAACAAGGAACGATGATCTTTGGCATATGCGGCGGTTTTCAAATGCTAGGGACTAAACTTTTCGATCCTGATGCGGTCGAAGGTGACGGTGAGAACGCGGAAGGGCTCTCGCTTCTTCCGGTGGAAACCGTTTTTCAAGCAGAAAAGAAAACGGTACAAATGGAAGGTGTCCTTTCTGCCGGTATAATGGAAGGTCAAATGAATCTTAACGGTTTCGAAATACATTTAGGCAGAACGACATTGAAGTCGCAAGTAAGGCCCTTTCTTTTATTGAAGGATGGAAGAGAGGATGGAGCCATTTCCAATGACAACAAGGTAATGGGAACATATCTTCATGGGATATTCCATAATCGCCTGTTCACTAGATTGCTTGTTAACCAAATTCGACGGAACAAGGGGTTGGAAGAAGTGAAGGAAAACGTCCAAAGCGACTCGGAGCGAAGGGAGGAAGCGTACAATCTCTTGGCTTCCCATTTGGAGGAAAACATTGATATGGATACCATCTATCAATGGCTGCAGCTGGAAACTTCAGAAAGTTAA
- a CDS encoding HU family DNA-binding protein encodes MNKTELVSSVAAQAELTKDEAKKVVDALFETITATLAKEEKIQLVGFGTFEVRDRAARTGRNPQTGEEIQIAASKVPAFKAGKELKDAVK; translated from the coding sequence ATGAATAAAACAGAATTAGTGAGCAGTGTTGCAGCCCAAGCTGAACTGACAAAAGACGAAGCAAAAAAAGTAGTGGATGCATTGTTTGAAACAATCACGGCTACACTTGCTAAAGAAGAAAAAATCCAATTAGTTGGTTTTGGTACATTTGAAGTGCGTGACCGTGCTGCCCGTACAGGAAGAAACCCGCAAACTGGCGAAGAAATACAAATTGCAGCTAGTAAAGTACCGGCTTTTAAAGCAGGTAAGGAATTAAAAGACGCTGTAAAATAA